From Ignavibacteria bacterium, one genomic window encodes:
- a CDS encoding class I SAM-dependent methyltransferase yields the protein MDPKTAHPEDIAKMLRKPSGPFAKQFSELMHKGNIFLIDLTYETMDLKKDESILEIGFASGRSFEILFSNMNDIKATGIDYSEEMVSQAREINQDAVNSGKLNLYHGSSDNLPFGDNSFDKVYCNNVIYFWDDPSRHLEGVHRVLKPGGMFYTGIRTKETMLLMPTAQYGFTLYEEDDWVKILEQNGFRFILTNKKADPPIEVEGHVFKMVSLCIAAEKA from the coding sequence ATGGATCCCAAAACTGCACATCCGGAAGATATTGCAAAGATGCTTCGAAAGCCTTCGGGACCTTTTGCCAAACAATTTTCTGAATTGATGCATAAAGGGAATATTTTTCTGATAGACCTGACTTATGAAACAATGGATCTTAAGAAAGATGAGTCTATTCTTGAGATCGGTTTTGCAAGCGGAAGGTCTTTTGAAATACTATTTTCAAATATGAATGATATTAAGGCTACAGGAATAGATTATTCCGAGGAAATGGTTTCTCAGGCAAGGGAGATAAATCAGGATGCTGTCAATTCGGGCAAACTCAATTTGTATCATGGCAGCAGCGACAATTTGCCATTCGGGGATAACTCTTTTGATAAGGTCTACTGCAACAATGTGATCTATTTCTGGGATGATCCTTCGAGGCACCTTGAGGGAGTTCACCGCGTGCTTAAGCCTGGCGGAATGTTTTATACCGGAATAAGGACGAAAGAGACAATGCTTTTGATGCCTACTGCACAATATGGATTTACGCTTTATGAGGAAGATGACTGGGTGAAAATTCTTGAACAGAATGGGTTCAGGTTTATTCTGACTAATAAGAAGGCTGATCCCCCAATTGAAGTTGAGGGACATGTATTTAAGATGGTCTCACTTTGCATTGCAGCAGAAAAGGCATAA